The following are encoded together in the Gasterosteus aculeatus chromosome 7, fGasAcu3.hap1.1, whole genome shotgun sequence genome:
- the pea15 gene encoding astrocytic phosphoprotein PEA-15 isoform X2 → MAEYSSLLSDLSDNITNEDLEQLKSACKEDIPEDQSNDITSSKEWFSYLEKNDKLAQDNLSYIEHIFEISRRPDLLTRVIEYRTIVLKISEDDEIDTKLTRIPSAKKYKDIIRQPSEDEIIKLAPPPKKV, encoded by the exons ATGGCGGAGTACAGCTCTCTGCTCAGCGACCTGTCCGACAACATCACCAACGAAGACCTGGAGCAGCTCAAGTCGGCCTGCAAGGAGGACATCCCCGAGGACCAGAGCAACGACATCACCTCGTCCAAGGAGTGGTTCAGCTACCTGGAGAAGAACGACAAGCTGGCCCAGG ATAACCTGTCGTACATCGAGCACATCTTCGAGATTTCGCGGCGGCCGGACCTGCTGACGAGGGTGATCGAGTACCGCACCATCGTGCTCAAGATCTCTGAGGACGACGAGATCGACACCAAGCTCACGCGCATCCCCTCGGCCAAGAAATACAAAG ACATCATCCGCCAGCCCTCCGAAGATGAGATCATCaaattggctcctccccctAAAAAGGTGTGA
- the LOC120822651 gene encoding E3 ubiquitin/ISG15 ligase TRIM25 isoform X1: MASAPSEQSSVLQDELTCPVCLDLYRDPHLLPCGHNFCKICLDRLKRQADRGRFRCPECRDSHRCGTNFQKNFKLSNIADDYRRRRRATAAASKSKEPVPCPLSVPQARRPFAVPCDYCPSVAAEASGISVVADGSSAASVSQEGGDEREAAAVSVFAVKTCLKCEVSMCQEHVRPHLELPAFREHPLTEPRNDLWKMKCPDHDEIYRYYCLDDRVCVCNACNIEGQHSGHTIKTLKNTVKDIKGSLDKQLYSIERKYSMAEKKLQEQKEKERQNKKFLDDSEQCLTRLGEEMKAKVHRFVTRLRDCARTHFDTNGPAIQKNISRICQDQARLQEVRCGIEGLLQENDSFRFIEAYKTTGKRCRKQLRKNMFYPEYVDMETEVLGVMMEEEMRKFLDEELASHIVSTINSLCPLSSGHLSDIQEEEQEENEEEAADDDDDDLDDSSVEEMRSDGEVDDDEEEEEEEEEEEEGHSELTLYDEEEEEEEDEEDDEDEEEEEQEV, encoded by the exons ATGGCCTCGGCCCCGTCGGAGCAGTCCAGCGTCCTCCAAGATGAGCTCACCTGCCCGGTGTGCCTGGACTTGTACCGCGACCCCCACCTGCTTCCGTGCGGCCACAACTTCTGCAAAATCTGCCTGGACCGCCTCAAGCGGCAAGCGGATCGAGGTCGCTTCCGCTGCCCAGAGTGCCGCGACAGCCACCGGTGCGGCACCAACTTTCAGAAAAACTTCAAGCTTTCCAACATCGCCGATGACTACCGGCGCCGGCGCAGAGCGACCGCCGCAGCTTCGAAATCCAAAGAGCCGGTGCCGTGTCCTCTGTCAGTGCCGCAAGCCCGACGTCCGTTCGCCGTGCCGTGTGACTACTGCCCCTCGGTCGCCGCCGAGGCGTCGGGCATCAGTGTCGTGGCGGACGGGTCGTCTGCGGCCAGCGTTTCTCAGGAAGGAGGCGACGAGCGGGAAGCCGCTGCTGTGTCCGTGTTCGCCGTCAAGACCTGCCTGAAGTGTGAGGTGTCGATGTGCCAAGAGCATGTGAGACCACATCTGGAGCTGCCGGCGTTCCGCGAGCATCCGCTGACCGAACCGAGGAACGACCTCTGGAAGATGAAGTGCCCAGACCACGATGAGATCTACAG ATATTACTGTTTGGATGAcagggtgtgcgtgtgcaacGCTTGCAATATAGAAGGACAACATTCAGGACACACAATCAAGACTCTGAAAAACACAGTGAAAGATATAAAG GGCTCGCTGGATAAGCAGCTCTACAGCATAGAAAGGAAGTACAGCATGGCAGAGAAGAAGCtccaggagcagaaggagaaggagaggcaaAACAAG AAGTTCCTGGACGACTCTGAGCAGTGCTTGACCCGGCTGGGCGAGGAGATGAAGGCCAAAGTACACCGCTTCGTCACCAGATTGCGAGACTGCGCGCGCACTCATTTTGACACAAACGGGCCGGCCATTCAGAAGAACATCTCCAGGATCTGCCAGGACCAGGCCCGCCTCCAGGAGGTCCGCTGCGGCATCGAAGGCCTCCTGCAGGAAAACGACTCTTTCCGCTTCATTGAG GCATACAAGACAACAGGAAAACG gtgcCGCAAGCAGCTGAGAAAAAACATGTTCTACCCGGAGTACGTGGACATGGAGACCGAGGTTCTGGGTGTGATGATGGAAGAAGAGATGAGGAAGTTCCTCGATGAAGAACTAGCAAGTCACATTGTTTCTACCATCAATTCCCTAT GTCCATTATCATCGGGTCATCTTTCAGAtatccaggaggaggagcaggaggagaatgaggaagAGGCTGCggacgatgacgatgacgacCTCGATGACAGCAGCGTGGAGGAAATGAGGAGCGATGGGGAGGtggacgacgacgaggaggaggaagaggaggaggaggaggaggaggaaggccacAGTGAGCTAACCCTgtatgatgaagaggaagaggaggaggaagacgaagaagacgacgaagatgaagaggaggaagagcaagaAGTTTAA
- the LOC120822655 gene encoding LOW QUALITY PROTEIN: sterile alpha motif domain-containing protein 9-like (The sequence of the model RefSeq protein was modified relative to this genomic sequence to represent the inferred CDS: deleted 1 base in 1 codon) — MASEPSRPGAQSGTFETQQSLSLLDVLCANQFEGKSFPPELLRETEESFYRGAPPKWLNFHISEQGGSGGARTPFIARDGYDALVEKIRHARSKLQGTSTVKLLHQPGCGGTTLAMKVLWDLRRTFRCAVLTGSTSDAAKVAEEVVALFTAGSRRGNNTVLLLVNDETLLENLKDGVRARIAQGPISTYVPVLILLNCVRKDDVRQGDHVVLQKALSEEEKLKFDAKKRELYEMYGERCHRFHGFNILQTNFSPAYVEAACSVFKPTKRADRPRKTQLAAFLSLLNAYVPGSFLPEWQCQDFLQRDADRRRGDFSLEDRMEPFSHLLVVFQRDERADGKVRMAHPLIARRCTELMAESGVTRSDTARNLLTRLCKDQSPPHEVVGFVKGMLTKRGLKPRRRNKTPGPANAADTQEDEERYARLILDIQRMESGRQSASVLKAASNLFDGDPFLPQALARFYCTELKHYNLAELWAERAKLRDPRNSFVGDTLGQVHKNRLKNTAGSLGPLAVLQLASRAIEAFKDEEKLAENERGEDMRGGRRHQSLAAFQHQRAVRLFAALQRRVSPSGRAGGYLERGSHQESGLGRRPGITRRRAAHPIQGSDRQPQGGDERKCAFFNKYLTYSKPKLKDDPDYISAGSSECYENFVGSYPPEDLKRTGAVLIQRLKKKKVYTSAAVLSCLESECRESDLKEITTWWEEIFRQKESINYIVSLVVRTNADAAFPSDRKRLSELKQKMPEILNDSPELHMLTLLLCWPADGEARCALDLGQLLRRMKRSFEVAYEMHLRSRRLRPLFFVGNGKGLDRMVHRKVLENLLLEQSQETKQDPWSGERMFHDPEVQARLVKVEGVVRNYRLFATVGGAGVELEANNQDSLWRPRRVSFYLGFTIRGPVAFAVQTDKKGNAHEPEMLSEENSRMKKTDVTGESESVLRHVTGPGGKDALR; from the exons ATGGCGAGTGAACCGTCGCGGCCCGGCGCCCAGAGCGGAACCTTCGAGACCCAGCAGTCCCTGTCGCTGTTGGATGTGCTCTGCGCCAATCAGTTTGAGGGAAAGTCTTTCCCTCCGGAGCTTCTCCGTGAGACGGAGGAAAGCTTTTACAGAGGGGCCCCGCCCAAATGGCTGAACTTCCACATCAGCGAGCAGGGAGGGTCCGGCGGCGCCCGAACGCCCTTCATCGCGCGAGACGGGTACGACGCGCTGGTGGAGAAAATTCGACACGCGAGGAGTAAACTCCAAGGAACATCCACCGTGAAGCTGCTCCACCAGCCGGGATGCGGCGGCACCACGCTGGCCATGAAGGTGTTGTGGGACCTGAGGAGAACCTTCAGGTGCGCCGTTTTGACGGGCTCAACCTCCGACGCCGCGAAGGTCGCGGAGGAGGTCGTCGCGCTTTTCACGGCGGGCAGCCGGCGCGGCAACAACACCGTGTTGCTGCTGGTGAATGACGAGACGCTTTTGGAAAACCTGAAAGACGGCGTCAGGGCGAGGATTGCCCAGGGGCCTATTTCCACCTATGTGCCTGTGTTGATTTTACTCAACTGCGTGCGAAAGGACGACGTTCGACAGGGCGACCACGTCGTCCTGCAGAAAGCGCTCTCCGAAGAAGAGAAGCTCAAATTTGACGCAAAAAAGAGAGAACTCTACGAAATGTACGGCGAACGATGCCATCGGTTCCACGGCTTCAACATCCTGCAAACTAATTTCTCCCCGGCTTACGTCGAAGCGGCCTGCTCCGTTTTCAAACCCACCAAAAGGGCCGACAGGCCGCGGAAGACGCAGCTCGCCGCCTTCCTGTCCCTGCTGAACGCCTACGTGCCCGGCTCCTTCCTGCCGGAGTGGCAGTGCCAGGACTTCCTCCAACGCGACGCCGACCGCCGCCGCGGGGACTTTTCCCTGGAGGACCGGATGGAGCCCTTCAGCCACCTGCTCGTCGTGTTCCAGCGAGACGAAAGGGCCGACGGGAAGGTGCGCATGGCTCACCCGCTGATAGCGCGGCGTTGTACCGAGTTGATGGCCGAGTCCGGCGTGACCAGAAGCGACACGGCGAGAAACCTGCTGACCCGTCTGTGCAAAGATCAGAGTCCTCCGCATGAGGTTGTCGGTTTTGTCAAAGGGATGCTGACCAAGAGAGGACTAAAACCAAGACGGAGGAATAAAACGCCGGGTCCGGCCAACGCAGCGGACACCCAAGAGGACGAAGAAAGGTACGCAAGGCTCATCCTCGACATCCAGAGGATGGAGAGCGGACGACAGAGCGCGTCGGTTCTAAAGGCGGCGTCAAACCTGTTTGACGGCGATCCGTTTCTCCCGCAGGCGCTCGCTCGTTTTTACTGCACGGAGCTGAAACACTACAACCTGGCCGAGTTGTGGGCCGAGAGGGCAAAGCTGAGAGATCCGCGAAACTCGTTTGTCGGCGACACACTGGGCCAGGTCCACAAGAACCGTTTGAAGAACACGGCGGGATCTCTCGGCCCGCTCGCGGTCCTGCAGCTGGCCTCAAGGGCCATCGAAGCGTTCAAAGATGAAGAAAAACTGGCCGAAAATGAACGCGGGGAGGACATGAGAGGGGGACGGCGACACCAGAGTCTCGCAGCATTTCAACATCAGAGGGCAGTTCGGTTATTTGCAGCTCTGCAACGACGTGTTTCACCTTCTGGTCGAGCAGGAGGATACTTGGAGAGAGGTTCTCACCAAGAAAGTGGCCTTGGACGCCGCCCTGGAATCACTCGGAGACGAGCGGCTCATCCGATTCAAGGGTCTGATAGACAGCCTCAGGGGGGAGA TGAGAGAAAATGCGCCTTCTTCAACAAGTATCTGACTTACTCAAAGCCCAAGTTGAAAGATGACCCCGACTACATTTCCGCGGGCAGCTCAGAGTGCTACGAGAACTTTGTCGGAAGCTACCCACCCGAAGATCTCAAGCGAACGGGCGCTGTTCTCATCCAGAggctcaaaaagaaaaaggtgtacACCTCGGCCGCAGTGCTCTCCTGCCTGGAGAGCGAGTGCAGGGAATCGGACCTCAAAGAAATAACTACATGGTGGGAGGAGATCTTTCGTCAGAAAGAATCCATCAACTACATCGTCTCCCTTGTCGTGCGCACGAACGCGGACGCGGCGTTCCCCTCTGACCGCAAACGTTTGTCTGAACTCAAACAGAAGATGCCCGAGATCCTCAACGACTCGCCCGAGCTCCACATGTTGACcctgctcctctgctggcccGCGGACGGGGAAGCCAGATGTGCCCTGGACCTCGGGCAATTGCTCCGACGAATGAAGCGCTCGTTCGAAGTTGCGTATGAGATGCACCTGCGATCAAGGCGCCTCCGCCCGCTGTTCTTCGTGGGAAACGGCAAAGGCCTGGACAGGATGGTCCACAGAAAGGTCCTGGAAAACCTGCTGCTCGAGCAAAGCCAGGAGACAAAACAAGACCCCTGGAGCGGAGAGAGGATGTTCCACGACCCCGAGGTCCAAGCGCGCCTCGTCAAGGTGGAAGGGGTGGTGCGCAACTACCGGCTCTTTGCCACCGTCGGCGGCGCGGGGGTTGAGTTGGAGGCGAACAACCAGGACAGCCTGTGGAGACCGCGGCGGGTCTCCTTTTACCTCGGCTTCACCATCAGAGGCCCCGTCGCCTTCGCCGTGCAGACGGACAAGAAGGGTAACGCGCATGAGCCTGAGatgctgt CAGAAGAAAACTCGAGgatgaaaaaaacagatgtCACTGGAG AGTCAGAGTCAGTCCTTCGACATGTGACCGGCCCCGGAGGCAAAGACGCGCTCCGTTAG
- the LOC120822651 gene encoding E3 ubiquitin/ISG15 ligase TRIM25 isoform X2, which translates to MASAPSEQSSVLQDELTCPVCLDLYRDPHLLPCGHNFCKICLDRLKRQADRGRFRCPECRDSHRCGTNFQKNFKLSNIADDYRRRRRATAAASKSKEPVPCPLSVPQARRPFAVPCDYCPSVAAEASGISVVADGSSAASVSQEGGDEREAAAVSVFAVKTCLKCEVSMCQEHVRPHLELPAFREHPLTEPRNDLWKMKCPDHDEIYRYYCLDDRVCVCNACNIEGQHSGHTIKTLKNTVKDIKGSLDKQLYSIERKYSMAEKKLQEQKEKERQNKKFLDDSEQCLTRLGEEMKAKVHRFVTRLRDCARTHFDTNGPAIQKNISRICQDQARLQEVRCGIEGLLQENDSFRFIEAYKTTGKRCRKQLRKNMFYPEYVDMETEVLGVMMEEEMRKFLDEELASHIVSTINSLYIQEEEQEENEEEAADDDDDDLDDSSVEEMRSDGEVDDDEEEEEEEEEEEEGHSELTLYDEEEEEEEDEEDDEDEEEEEQEV; encoded by the exons ATGGCCTCGGCCCCGTCGGAGCAGTCCAGCGTCCTCCAAGATGAGCTCACCTGCCCGGTGTGCCTGGACTTGTACCGCGACCCCCACCTGCTTCCGTGCGGCCACAACTTCTGCAAAATCTGCCTGGACCGCCTCAAGCGGCAAGCGGATCGAGGTCGCTTCCGCTGCCCAGAGTGCCGCGACAGCCACCGGTGCGGCACCAACTTTCAGAAAAACTTCAAGCTTTCCAACATCGCCGATGACTACCGGCGCCGGCGCAGAGCGACCGCCGCAGCTTCGAAATCCAAAGAGCCGGTGCCGTGTCCTCTGTCAGTGCCGCAAGCCCGACGTCCGTTCGCCGTGCCGTGTGACTACTGCCCCTCGGTCGCCGCCGAGGCGTCGGGCATCAGTGTCGTGGCGGACGGGTCGTCTGCGGCCAGCGTTTCTCAGGAAGGAGGCGACGAGCGGGAAGCCGCTGCTGTGTCCGTGTTCGCCGTCAAGACCTGCCTGAAGTGTGAGGTGTCGATGTGCCAAGAGCATGTGAGACCACATCTGGAGCTGCCGGCGTTCCGCGAGCATCCGCTGACCGAACCGAGGAACGACCTCTGGAAGATGAAGTGCCCAGACCACGATGAGATCTACAG ATATTACTGTTTGGATGAcagggtgtgcgtgtgcaacGCTTGCAATATAGAAGGACAACATTCAGGACACACAATCAAGACTCTGAAAAACACAGTGAAAGATATAAAG GGCTCGCTGGATAAGCAGCTCTACAGCATAGAAAGGAAGTACAGCATGGCAGAGAAGAAGCtccaggagcagaaggagaaggagaggcaaAACAAG AAGTTCCTGGACGACTCTGAGCAGTGCTTGACCCGGCTGGGCGAGGAGATGAAGGCCAAAGTACACCGCTTCGTCACCAGATTGCGAGACTGCGCGCGCACTCATTTTGACACAAACGGGCCGGCCATTCAGAAGAACATCTCCAGGATCTGCCAGGACCAGGCCCGCCTCCAGGAGGTCCGCTGCGGCATCGAAGGCCTCCTGCAGGAAAACGACTCTTTCCGCTTCATTGAG GCATACAAGACAACAGGAAAACG gtgcCGCAAGCAGCTGAGAAAAAACATGTTCTACCCGGAGTACGTGGACATGGAGACCGAGGTTCTGGGTGTGATGATGGAAGAAGAGATGAGGAAGTTCCTCGATGAAGAACTAGCAAGTCACATTGTTTCTACCATCAATTCCCTAT AtatccaggaggaggagcaggaggagaatgaggaagAGGCTGCggacgatgacgatgacgacCTCGATGACAGCAGCGTGGAGGAAATGAGGAGCGATGGGGAGGtggacgacgacgaggaggaggaagaggaggaggaggaggaggaggaaggccacAGTGAGCTAACCCTgtatgatgaagaggaagaggaggaggaagacgaagaagacgacgaagatgaagaggaggaagagcaagaAGTTTAA
- the pea15 gene encoding astrocytic phosphoprotein PEA-15 isoform X1, which produces MKRTTMAEYSSLLSDLSDNITNEDLEQLKSACKEDIPEDQSNDITSSKEWFSYLEKNDKLAQDNLSYIEHIFEISRRPDLLTRVIEYRTIVLKISEDDEIDTKLTRIPSAKKYKDIIRQPSEDEIIKLAPPPKKV; this is translated from the exons ATGAAGCGTACT ACCATGGCGGAGTACAGCTCTCTGCTCAGCGACCTGTCCGACAACATCACCAACGAAGACCTGGAGCAGCTCAAGTCGGCCTGCAAGGAGGACATCCCCGAGGACCAGAGCAACGACATCACCTCGTCCAAGGAGTGGTTCAGCTACCTGGAGAAGAACGACAAGCTGGCCCAGG ATAACCTGTCGTACATCGAGCACATCTTCGAGATTTCGCGGCGGCCGGACCTGCTGACGAGGGTGATCGAGTACCGCACCATCGTGCTCAAGATCTCTGAGGACGACGAGATCGACACCAAGCTCACGCGCATCCCCTCGGCCAAGAAATACAAAG ACATCATCCGCCAGCCCTCCGAAGATGAGATCATCaaattggctcctccccctAAAAAGGTGTGA
- the LOC120822650 gene encoding sterile alpha motif domain-containing protein 9-like has product MEWTEEEIENYNCLRRIFDAHLRRNPHATNTRLLSFLALLKTYLPESFLLMSECQQILGPPDPIFGGPPFEKSMEPFNFLIKTLDQRCLIDPVRAQWSVQLLADSGISRSTTVKQLIISLCGDESQPGMLKFIKDLLTKREFGAKGKAKFSRLIQDIQDKENFYNSVSVLKTASDKLRQNPIYPQTLSRLHYIRGGTNKFNQAEKWAKTAIERAPNNSYVADTLGQVYKNRLMKEARTLEEKIRMGNEALEAFEDVEKKADGEEGQEMVEMAGAISISKTFNNRGLFGFLQVAQILLQKLPSRECGRFIDDLKIKVKAKFDFFERYLTYSQPNETSTEPRFFWKHIVLCYESYTTEKAAESKSFPGLLEALNRGLFTSKGRRAGFMKAERTVSDLERIQDDLRTAYQTDPEDVQAAESYILSNIILGNEMPDSPELTPVNELQAIITRLLEKGSKTPEFYLMAVLLFWPEEEPETVQDEDDEEVEPPATEDEESEDEPQEFDTSDEEEATSTEPELQFLGVLSNPEVQRYVTLMENAYMTSDAKYHRGRCLLPLFFLGKGSGLSRWIHKSRLDKIVENEVNNELDERVGPVEKWMERFNNKWIDGDVWRILEIQDMLLPIRMVLPDSPQEHEEEEVLVYARGKKIKVKTNAEPDSALSPALFYLGFTIQGPVVFRVGTVHSD; this is encoded by the coding sequence ATGGAGTGGACAGAAGAGGAAATAGAAAATTATAATTGTCTAAGGAGGATTTTTGATGCGCATTTGAGAAGAAATCCACATGCTACCAACACGCGACTGTTGTCTTTTTTGGCGCTGTTGAAAACGTACCTTCCTGAGTCCTTCCTCCTCATGTCTGAGTGCCAACAGATCCTTGGACCACCTGATCCGATCTTCGGAGGCCCCCCCTTTGAAAAAAGCATGGAGCCTTTTAACTTCCTTATCAAAACATTGGATCAAAGATGTTTGATTGACCCCGTTCGGGCACAGTGGTCTGTGCAGCTGCTGGCTGACTCTGGGATTTCCAGGAGTACCACAGTGAAGCAATTGATTATCTCCCTTTGTGGAGATGAGTCCCAACCGGGCATGCTCAAATTCATCAAAGATTTACTGACAAAGAGAGAATTTGGAGCAAAAGGTAAAGCGAAGTTCTCAAGGTTGATTCAGGATATACAGGATAAAGAGAATTTCTACAACTCTGTTTCCGTCTTAAAAACTGCATCAGATAAATTGAGACAAAACCCCATTTACCCCCAAACCCTGTCTCGACTCCATTATATCAGAGGAGGCACCAATAAGTTTAACCAAGCTGAAAAATGGGCAAAGACGGCCATTGAAAGAGCTCCAAATAACTCTTACGTGGCTGACACTCTCGGGCAGGTGTACAAGAATCGTCTGATGAAGGAAGCCAGGACACTGGAGGAGAAAATACGCATGGGGAACGAGGCCTTGGAAGCCTTTGAAGATGTGGAGAAAAaagcagatggagaggagggcCAGGAGATGGTGGAAATGGCCGGTGCTATAAGCATTTCCAAAACCTTCAATAACCGAGGCCTTTTTGGCTTCCTTCAAGTGGCACAGATACTCTTACAAAAACTTCCTTCACGGGAATGCGGGCGTTTCATCGATGACTTAAAAATTAAAGTAAAAGCTAAGTTTGACTTTTTTGAGCGTTACCTAACCTACTCCCAGCCCAACGAGACATCAACAGAGCCACGTTTCTTCTGGAAGCACATTGTACTGTGTTACGAAAGTTACACAACAGAAAAGGCAGCTGAATCCAAGAGCTTCCCCGGCCTTCTGGAGGCTCTGAACCGCGGCCTTTTCACATCAAAGGGACGGCGTGCCGGTTTCATGAAGGCCGAGCGAACAGTGTCGGATTTGGAGAGAATCCAAGATGATTTGAGGACCGCCTACCAGACCGATCCTGAAGACGTCCAAGCAGCGGAGAGTTACATCCTGTCCAACATCATCTTGGGCAACGAGATGCCTGACTCTCCTGAGCTCACCCCAGTGAACGAACTCCAAGCAATAATAACCAGATTGTTGGAGAAAGGGTCTAAAACCCCTGAATTTTACCTCATGGCTGTGCTGTTGTTCTGGCCTGAGGAAGAGCCTGAAACGGTGcaagatgaggatgatgaagaaGTGGAGCCACCGGCCACAGAGGATGAGGAATCAGAGGACGAACCCCAGGAGTTTGACACCAGCGACGAAGAAGAAGCAACAAGCACAGAGCCAGAACTACAGTTTCTTGGGGTCCTGTCTAACCCCGAGGTGCAACGCTATGTCACACTCATGGAGAATGCGTACATGACATCCGATGCCAAGTATCATCGAGGCCGTTGCCTTCTGCCTCTGTTTTTTCTGGGGAAGGGCTCTGGACTGAGTAGGTGGATCCACAAGTCAAGGTTGGACAAGATTGTGGAAAACGAGGTGAATAACGAGCTAGATGAAAGGGTTGGTCCCGTGGAGAAATGGATGGAGCGGTTCAATAACAAATGGATTGACGGGGATGTGTGGCGAATCCTGGAAATCCAAGACATGCTTCTGCCAATCCGGATGGTGCTACCGGACTCTCCACAGGAgcatgaagaagaggaagtgcTTGTTTATGCCCgagggaagaaaataaaggttaaaaCCAATGCTGAACCCGATTCAGCGCTGAGCCCGGCGCTTTTCTATCTTGGCTTCACCATTCAGGGTCCTGTCGTCTTCAGAGTGGGGACAGTGCACAGTGATTGA
- the mrpl48 gene encoding large ribosomal subunit protein mL48 — MNAVFRQVTRQAFVLQRALASCRATPSLQHPACASVNERQYRTMPTHGIGRWRHLLPKEAPKKKKDKLQMKEILAETDTAYGSLNVTVSGYDMTLVEHYSQYIHNLCNRLGIKVADSYILPTKTTEVMLMQEQGTKMFVDAVLKTHERVVQLSSLEAVACPVLLDVLLQNQPEGVELSVSEHTEAHFQARFKGRPELEGLIAQLTY, encoded by the exons ATGAACGCCGTCTTTCGCCAG GTCACGCGCCAGGCCTTCGTGTTGCAGCGAGCGCTCGCGTCATGCCG GGCCACGCCATCACTGCAGCATCCGGCTTGTG CGTCTGTAAACGAAAGACAATACAGAACGATGCCAACGCACGGGATTGGGAGGTGGAGACATCTTTTACCGAAGGAAGCG cccaagaaaaagaaagacaagctCCAGATGAAGGAGATCCTGGCCGAGACGGACACGGCGTACGGCAGCCTCAACGTGACGGTGTCGGGTTACGACATGACGCTAGTGGAGCACTACTCGCAGTACATCCACAACCTCTGCAACCGGCTCGGCATCAAAGTGGCCGATAG TTATATTCTGCCGACCAAGACCACGGAGGTGATGCTGATGCAGGAGCAAGGCACCAAGATGTTCGTCGACGCCGTCCTGAAGACCCACGAGCGCGTCGTCCAG CTGAGCAGCCTGGAGGCCGTGGCGTGCCCCGTCCTCCTCGACGTGCTGCTGCAGAATCAACCGGAGGGCGTTGAGCTCTCTGTGAGCGAG CACACCGAAGCCCATTTCCAGGCGCGGTTCAAAGGTCGTCCAGAGCTGGAGGGGCTCATCGCTCAGTTGACTTATTGA